The Bacillota bacterium genome contains a region encoding:
- a CDS encoding alpha/beta hydrolase yields MRKKFERQLITLEDGLQVNYYLAGEQIGKPLILLHGGGTDHALLSWRETIPVLANAGYRVYAPDYPGYGESPPGNKPATIKNLIGYLDSFIEYLELDQVTLIGLSMGGAIALGYAINKPSKVSSLVLIGSYGIQDKAPYHFYSYLYLKIPGLNNALWSMIRNSRWVAKTSIKSIIRNPRSRTESLVDEVLEAMKNGSSHKAFNEMQQDEILCKKIKTNFTNRLPELQMPVLIIHGTHDIGVPVKYARRAASLIRNSRLEVIENAGHWIQRDYPEIVNKIILDFVCQGGGSPDT; encoded by the coding sequence ATGAGAAAAAAGTTCGAAAGACAATTGATCACTCTCGAAGATGGATTACAGGTTAATTACTATTTAGCAGGGGAACAGATTGGTAAGCCGTTAATATTACTACACGGAGGTGGAACCGATCATGCCCTTCTATCCTGGAGAGAAACAATCCCGGTTTTAGCCAATGCCGGATACAGGGTATACGCTCCGGATTATCCAGGCTATGGCGAGAGTCCGCCAGGCAATAAACCGGCTACAATTAAAAACTTAATAGGTTATCTTGACTCTTTCATCGAGTATCTTGAACTGGATCAAGTAACACTAATCGGTCTTTCAATGGGAGGCGCAATAGCTCTTGGATATGCCATTAACAAGCCTTCTAAGGTTTCAAGCCTGGTTCTGATTGGTTCATATGGGATTCAGGATAAAGCACCTTATCATTTTTACAGCTACCTCTATCTTAAAATCCCCGGTTTAAATAATGCCCTTTGGTCAATGATTCGTAATTCGAGGTGGGTAGCCAAGACTAGTATCAAGAGCATTATCCGGAACCCCCGTTCGCGAACCGAAAGTTTAGTTGATGAAGTTCTCGAGGCGATGAAGAATGGATCGTCACATAAGGCATTCAATGAGATGCAGCAAGATGAGATATTATGTAAAAAAATTAAAACAAACTTTACAAATCGTTTACCGGAATTGCAAATGCCTGTACTCATTATCCACGGAACACATGATATCGGCGTGCCAGTAAAATATGCCAGACGAGCGGCGTCATTAATCAGAAATTCCCGACTGGAAGTGATTGAAAACGCCGGGCATTGGATCCAACGTGATTATCCTGAAATTGTAAATAAAATAATACTGGATTTTGTGTGTCAAGGGGGCGGTTCTCCTGACACATAG
- a CDS encoding helix-turn-helix transcriptional regulator: protein MQENIALTEAVFYIMLSLFKPLHGYGIMQNVAELSSGRVNLAAGTLYGALNTLLERGWIKALPGKSNSRKKEYIITESGKVAVNNELFRLRELIKNGEMIIGGSES, encoded by the coding sequence ATGCAGGAAAATATTGCATTAACCGAAGCTGTCTTCTACATCATGCTTTCTCTTTTTAAACCGCTTCACGGTTACGGAATAATGCAAAATGTAGCTGAGTTAAGCAGCGGTAGGGTAAATCTGGCTGCAGGAACACTTTATGGAGCATTAAATACATTGCTTGAAAGAGGTTGGATCAAAGCGCTACCCGGAAAAAGCAATTCAAGGAAAAAAGAATATATTATAACTGAAAGTGGCAAAGTTGCAGTAAATAATGAGTTATTCCGCCTGCGTGAACTGATCAAGAATGGCGAAATGATAATCGGGGGTTCCGAATCATGA
- a CDS encoding DUF2812 domain-containing protein, translating into MRQTIYKVFMAWDYEKEEEWLNEMSAKGLQLVSVSLIRYEFEEAEAGEYIYRIELLDHLPAHPESRAYIRFLEDTGAEHIGSYFRWVYICKKRADGAFDLYSDRQSRIKHYGRILLLLYSISALFVITFTVNFIDYVSSGNTTNLVFMIIHFIVGLLMVRGIFSLLKKIRKLKKETTITE; encoded by the coding sequence ATGAGACAAACTATATATAAAGTTTTTATGGCCTGGGATTATGAAAAAGAAGAAGAATGGTTAAATGAGATGTCGGCTAAAGGCTTGCAGTTGGTCAGTGTAAGTTTAATAAGATATGAATTTGAAGAGGCTGAAGCTGGTGAATATATCTATCGTATCGAACTTTTAGATCATCTCCCAGCCCATCCTGAAAGCAGAGCGTATATAAGATTTCTTGAAGACACCGGAGCAGAACATATTGGCTCGTATTTTCGTTGGGTATATATCTGTAAAAAAAGAGCTGACGGAGCTTTTGATTTATATTCCGACAGACAGTCCAGGATCAAGCATTACGGGAGGATTTTACTTCTTCTCTACTCAATATCTGCGTTATTTGTAATCACCTTTACAGTGAATTTCATAGACTATGTCTCCTCAGGCAATACTACTAACCTGGTATTTATGATCATTCACTTTATAGTTGGTCTTTTAATGGTAAGAGGTATATTCAGCCTTCTGAAGAAAATCAGAAAGCTGAAAAAGGAAACAACAATTACAGAATAA
- a CDS encoding VOC family protein — protein MQKIIPHIWLDDQAEEAVDFYVSLFNNSKKGHTDYYDEASSEVAGKPVGSILTIDFTLENQEFVVINGGPDFSITPAISFFVNCQTKEEIDRLWGTLSEYGKVLMPLDHYNFSEKYGWIEDKFGVSWQLILNQLPTQKIIPSLLFVGSQSGKAEEAINFYTTLFENARIEEISRYGAGMAPNEEGTINYASFTLAGQKFAAMESAIDHEFTFTEAVSFLVNCETQEEIDYFWNSMSADPEAEQCGWLKDKFGVSWQIIPQQLNKLLRDPDPEKSLRVMKVFLQMKKLDLAALERAYQK, from the coding sequence ATGCAAAAAATTATTCCTCACATCTGGCTGGATGATCAGGCTGAAGAGGCAGTAGACTTTTACGTTTCTCTCTTCAATAATTCCAAGAAAGGTCACACAGATTACTACGATGAAGCCAGTTCCGAGGTGGCCGGTAAACCTGTCGGAAGCATCCTGACAATCGATTTTACTCTTGAAAACCAGGAATTTGTTGTAATCAATGGCGGTCCCGATTTTTCAATAACTCCGGCTATATCGTTCTTTGTAAACTGTCAAACCAAAGAAGAAATTGACCGGCTCTGGGGTACGCTTTCTGAGTACGGCAAGGTGCTGATGCCACTGGACCATTATAACTTCAGTGAAAAATACGGTTGGATCGAGGACAAATTCGGTGTCTCCTGGCAATTAATTTTAAACCAACTGCCCACCCAGAAAATTATCCCCTCCCTTCTCTTTGTTGGCAGCCAGAGCGGCAAAGCAGAAGAAGCAATCAATTTTTATACAACTCTCTTTGAGAACGCAAGAATCGAAGAGATCTCCCGCTACGGTGCCGGCATGGCACCTAATGAAGAAGGAACGATAAACTATGCCAGCTTCACCCTGGCCGGTCAAAAATTCGCAGCCATGGAAAGTGCGATTGATCACGAATTCACCTTCACAGAGGCCGTCTCGTTTTTAGTCAACTGCGAAACGCAGGAAGAGATAGACTACTTCTGGAACAGCATGTCGGCTGATCCGGAAGCAGAACAATGCGGATGGTTAAAGGATAAGTTCGGAGTTTCCTGGCAAATCATCCCCCAGCAGCTTAATAAACTATTAAGGGACCCTGATCCCGAAAAATCCCTCAGGGTTATGAAGGTCTTTCTTCAGATGAAAAAGCTAGATCTGGCCGCTCTTGAAAGAGCTTATCAGAAATGA
- a CDS encoding aspartate aminotransferase family protein yields MYSKKLPELLSRERKMFIEKHPRSQKLFEEAKKNLLGGVPMNWMVKWAGDFPIFVDKAKGAHFSDVDGHRYLDLCLGDTGAMTGHAPDAVLETIIERMKNGTTLMLPTEDSIYVGAELQKRFGLPYWQFALTATDANRFSIRLARHITGRKKILVFNWCYHGTVDESFITLYPNGESKARQGNLGPPVDPSVTTRVVEFNDLPALEKALAEEDVACVLAEPVMTNIGIIHPQPGYHQALRELTRKTGTLLIIDETHTICAGPGGYTALHGLEPDILTIGKPIASGIPAAVYGFSETVADMIQDMIEVEDCDTGGIGGTLAGNALSIAAMRVTLEKVLTKEAYDITIPLADRFTEGVNEVIREFDLPWNVTSLGCRTEYWFRREPAQNGQEAAAAVDTELDRYMHLAALNRGILMTPFHNMALISPQTTNEDIDMHTAVFREIVCNLVD; encoded by the coding sequence GTTAAGTAGAGAAAGGAAAATGTTTATCGAAAAACATCCCCGCTCTCAAAAGCTGTTCGAAGAGGCTAAAAAGAATCTGCTTGGCGGCGTGCCGATGAATTGGATGGTTAAATGGGCCGGCGATTTTCCTATATTTGTTGACAAAGCCAAGGGGGCGCATTTTTCTGATGTTGATGGCCACCGCTACCTGGATCTCTGCCTGGGTGATACGGGAGCGATGACCGGACATGCACCGGATGCTGTTCTTGAGACAATTATCGAGAGGATGAAAAATGGGACAACCCTGATGCTGCCCACTGAAGATTCCATATACGTTGGAGCAGAACTGCAGAAACGGTTCGGTCTGCCTTACTGGCAGTTTGCCTTAACTGCTACCGATGCCAACCGCTTTTCGATCAGGTTGGCCCGGCATATTACCGGTCGTAAAAAAATCCTGGTTTTTAACTGGTGCTATCACGGAACGGTTGATGAAAGCTTTATCACCCTTTATCCGAATGGAGAATCAAAAGCGAGGCAGGGAAACTTGGGCCCGCCGGTTGATCCTTCTGTGACTACCAGGGTAGTTGAATTCAACGATCTGCCTGCGTTGGAAAAAGCCCTTGCTGAGGAAGATGTGGCCTGTGTGCTGGCCGAACCGGTGATGACCAACATCGGCATAATCCACCCGCAGCCGGGTTATCATCAGGCTCTTCGGGAGCTGACCAGGAAAACGGGAACGCTCCTGATCATTGATGAAACACATACGATCTGTGCCGGTCCGGGAGGTTACACAGCACTGCATGGCCTTGAACCGGATATCCTGACCATCGGCAAACCGATTGCAAGCGGTATTCCGGCTGCAGTTTACGGTTTTTCCGAAACGGTTGCGGATATGATCCAGGACATGATTGAAGTTGAAGATTGCGATACCGGTGGTATTGGCGGAACCCTGGCCGGTAATGCCCTATCTATAGCCGCTATGAGGGTTACCCTTGAGAAAGTGCTGACTAAAGAAGCCTATGATATTACCATTCCGCTGGCCGATCGCTTCACAGAGGGTGTAAATGAAGTAATCAGAGAATTTGACCTGCCCTGGAATGTAACAAGTCTGGGCTGTCGTACCGAATACTGGTTTAGGCGTGAACCGGCTCAGAACGGCCAGGAAGCTGCGGCAGCAGTTGATACTGAGTTGGATCGATACATGCATCTTGCCGCCTTGAACAGGGGTATCCTGATGACTCCATTCCATAACATGGCCCTGATTTCCCCGCAGACCACTAATGAAGATATCGATATGCATACCGCTGTTTTCAGGGAGATTGTTTGTAACTTAGTTGATTGA